From a region of the Tachypleus tridentatus isolate NWPU-2018 chromosome 1, ASM421037v1, whole genome shotgun sequence genome:
- the LOC143232180 gene encoding uncharacterized protein LOC143232180 isoform X3: MANFQFYHLFALVMLFSQNVDTVRRKYRSMNEEKYITPHPPEDAPTLDELCEIPANGKNSSACITCFLDLDSPIENNNFVGDYRNCVEKFFVAEYLECFESLKDIWELQEISPKLRHVNNCVTKKFKDHKR; the protein is encoded by the exons ATGGctaattttcagttttaccaCTTGTTTGCTCTTGTTATGTTATTCAGTCAG AACGTCGACACGGTTAGAAGAAAATACCGAAGTATGAACGAAGAAAAGTATATTACGCCACACCCGCCAGAGGACGCACCTACCTTAGACGAGCTTTGTGAAATCCCAGCAAACGGAAAG aattCCTCAGCTTGTATCACCTGCTTTTTAGACTTGGACAGTCCAATCGAG AACAATAACTTCGTGGGAGACTACAGAAACTGTGTGGAAAAGTTCTTTGTTGCCGAG TACTTGGAGTGCTTTGAATCTCTAAAG GATATTTGGGAGCTCCAGGAGATATCCCCGAAACTTCGGCATGTTAACAACTGCGTCACAAAGAAATTCAAAGATCACAAG
- the LOC143232180 gene encoding uncharacterized protein LOC143232180 isoform X2 encodes MANFQFYHLFALVMLFSQNVDTVRRKYRSMNEEKYITPHPPEDAPTLDELCEIPANGKNSSACITCFLDLDSPIENNNFVGDYRNCVEKFFVAEYLECFESLKDIWELQEISPKLRHVNNCVTKKFKDHKIYQVLEP; translated from the exons ATGGctaattttcagttttaccaCTTGTTTGCTCTTGTTATGTTATTCAGTCAG AACGTCGACACGGTTAGAAGAAAATACCGAAGTATGAACGAAGAAAAGTATATTACGCCACACCCGCCAGAGGACGCACCTACCTTAGACGAGCTTTGTGAAATCCCAGCAAACGGAAAG aattCCTCAGCTTGTATCACCTGCTTTTTAGACTTGGACAGTCCAATCGAG AACAATAACTTCGTGGGAGACTACAGAAACTGTGTGGAAAAGTTCTTTGTTGCCGAG TACTTGGAGTGCTTTGAATCTCTAAAG GATATTTGGGAGCTCCAGGAGATATCCCCGAAACTTCGGCATGTTAACAACTGCGTCACAAAGAAATTCAAAGATCACAAG
- the LOC143232180 gene encoding uncharacterized protein LOC143232180 isoform X1 codes for MANFQFYHLFALVMLFSQNVDTVRRKYRSMNEEKYITPHPPEDAPTLDELCEIPANGKNSSACITCFLDLDSPIENNNFVGDYRNCVEKFFVAEYLECFESLKDIWELQEISPKLRHVNNCVTKKFKDHKFPSEEASGIGDVTP; via the exons ATGGctaattttcagttttaccaCTTGTTTGCTCTTGTTATGTTATTCAGTCAG AACGTCGACACGGTTAGAAGAAAATACCGAAGTATGAACGAAGAAAAGTATATTACGCCACACCCGCCAGAGGACGCACCTACCTTAGACGAGCTTTGTGAAATCCCAGCAAACGGAAAG aattCCTCAGCTTGTATCACCTGCTTTTTAGACTTGGACAGTCCAATCGAG AACAATAACTTCGTGGGAGACTACAGAAACTGTGTGGAAAAGTTCTTTGTTGCCGAG TACTTGGAGTGCTTTGAATCTCTAAAG GATATTTGGGAGCTCCAGGAGATATCCCCGAAACTTCGGCATGTTAACAACTGCGTCACAAAGAAATTCAAAGATCACAAG